The genomic DNA CGCTGTCCAGATAGCCGGTGACGATGTTCCAGCCGACCCGGCCGCGACTCAGGTGGTCGAGGGTGCTCATGCGTCGGGCAAACAGGTAGGGCGGTTCGTAGGTCAGGTTGGCGGTGAGGCCGAAGCCGAGGTTTTTGGTCACGGCGGCCATCGCGGACACTAACAACAGCGGGTCATTGACCGGCAGTTGGATCGACTCCTTGAGCGTGACGTCCACTGACTGTTGGTACACGTCATAGACCCCGACGATGTCGGCGATGAACAGCCCGTCGAACAACCCGCGCTCGAGCAATTGCGCCAGGGCGGTCCAGTATTCGAGGGTGTTGAACTGAGTCGAGGTGTCCTGGGGATGAGTCCACAGGCCATGGTTGATGTGCCCGATGCAGTTCATGTTGAAGGCATTGAGGAGAATTTTTTTCTTGCCGGCCGCCATCAGATCGTCCCCCGCAGCGGCGGTTTTTCATCGTTGAGGTAGAAGTTGCCCACCGCGTGATATTTCCAGCGCACCGGGTCATGCAGGGTGTGCACCCGGGCGTTGCGCCAGTGACGGTCGAGGCCATGTTCGGCCAGGGTCGCCTGGCTGCCGGCCAGTTCGAACAGCGTGCTGCTGGCGGCCAGGGAAATTTCGGTGCTGATGGCGCGGGCTTCGGCCACGGCAATCGAGGCGGCGGCGACCGTGTCGGCCTGGGTGTCGGCCTGGGCCCGGTCGAGGAATTCACCGGCGCGTTCCAACAGGGCTTCGGCGGCATGCAGGCGAATGCTCAGTTGGCCGAAACTCTTGAGGGTGTGCGGATCTTCGGTGGCGACGTCGCTGGTGGCGTCGATCCAGGGGCGGGTTTTGCTGCGAACAAAATGCAGGGCGTCTTCATAGGCGGCGCGGGCGATGCCGGTGTCGATGGCGGCGTGAAGAATCTGCGCCAGCGGCCCCACCGGAGTGGGACGTTCGAAAGCGTTCTGGAAGGGCACGATGTCGTTGGCGGTGACATAGACATCTTCGAACACCACCGAACCGCTGCCCGTGGTGCGCTGGCCGAAACCGCTCCAGTCGTCGATCACCGTCAGGCCTTTGCTGTTGCGAGGAACAAACGCCAGTTGTTGCACGCCGTTTTCATCTACCACTGATGTGGGGATGCGCTGGGCATAGATTGCCCCCGTGGCGTAGAACTTGCGGCCGTTGATGCGATAGCCCTCGCCGTCACGGCGCAGTTGGGTGATGCGGTCGTGGGCGGTCTTGGTGCCGAGCTCCGCTAACGCATTGCCAAAACGCTGGCCGGCCAATACTTCGGCGTACAGGCGTTGTTTCTGCGACTCGCTGCCGTTCACCCGCAGCACTTCCAAGGCATAGAAGTGGTTTTGTGGGATCTGCCCCAGAGAGCCGTCAGCCTGAGCAATCAGCGCAATGACTTTGGCCAGGGTGACGTTGGACACACCGGGCGCCGCCATAGGCCTTGGGCACACTGATGCCCCACAGGCCGGAGCGGGAAAAGGCCTCCAGCTCCGGGTACGGCAAGCGGCGCTCGCGGTCGCGCAGGGCGCTGTCGCGCTTGAAGTCATCGGCCAGGTCGCTGGCCACGATCAGGGCTTGTTCATCGCTGGTGATCACCGCGACGTGTTGGGAAAGCGTCATGTACTGCTCCAGAGGTCGGGTCGTCAGATCCAGGAATGCCGGGCCGGCAAGGTGCCGTTCAGGTGGTAGGCGCCTACCGCGTGATACTTCCAGCGCACCGGATCGTGCAGGGTGTGGACCCGTGCGTTGCGCCAGTGGCGATCGAGATTGAATTCGGCGAGGGTGGCGCGGCTGCCGGCCAGCTCGAACAGTTTTTCGCTGGCATGCAGGGCGATCTCGGTGGTGAGCGCCTTGGCTTCGGCCACGGCAATCGAGGCGCGAGCGGACGATTGCGCTGTGATGGGCGCGGCACTGACTTGGTCCAGTACTTGTCCGGCCTTGCGCAGCAACGCTTCGGCGGCGTGCAACTCGATTTTCAGTTTGCCGATGTCGGCGATCACGTAGAGGTCATCACTGGCCCGCTCGACCTTGGCGTCGATCCAGGGCCGGGCCCGTTCGCGCACGAAGGCGATGGCATCGTCGATGGCGCCACGGGCGATGCCGGCATCGATGGCGGCCTGGATCAGTTGGGAAATCGCCCCTTGCACGCCGGGCGTTTCGTTGATGCGCCAGTTCTCCAGGACCAACTCGGCATCCACCCGCACATTGTTCAACAGCACGGTGCCGCTGGCCGTGGTGCGCTGGCCGAAGCCCGACCAATCGTCGACGATCCGCAGGCCAGGGGTGCCGCGCCGCACGAACGCCAGTACTTGCCGGCCCTCGTCATTCAGCGCCTTGACCGCGACCCAGTGGGCGAACAGTGCCCCAGTGGAATAGAACTTCTGGCCATTGATGACGAACCCGTCACCGTCGGCGGTGATCCGCGCCTTGAGTTCAAGGGTGTTGCGGGTGCCACGTTCGGGCCCGGCGTTGCCGATGCGCCAGCCTTCGAGCACGCTCTGCAACAGGATTTTTTTCTGCCGCTCGGTGCCGGTACCGAGAATCAGCTGGAGCACGCCGAACTGGTTTTGCGGGATCTGTCCCAGGGCCGGGTCGGCGGCGGAAATGATTGCGAACACGTCGGCCAGGGTGACGAACGACACCTGCGGGCCGCCGTAGGCCCGGGGGATGGCGATGCTGCCCAGTCCGCTGCGGGTGAATTGCTCGATTTCCGCCCAGGGCAGCTTGCGTTGCTGGTCACGACGGGCGGCTTGCTGACGAGCCACTTGTGCCAGTTCATGGGCGGCTTTGATCGCCTCGGCATCGTTGCGCAACACCTGTGCGGGCAACAACAGCGGAGCGATGTCCTGGTCGCTCTGGACCTTTGCTTGCGCCAGATCCGACATTACAGCCACTCCGTGGCTGCGGGCAGTGCCTCGGCATACTGCACTGGGGTGATTGTGTTCCGTTCCATACCCACCTCACATCTCAAGAAACGCCGCGATGAAGGCGGCGAGCAAAAATCAAGAATGTCCGGTGGTCCGGTTTATATACCCTAATCGTGTGTAATTTATTTTTGAACTAACTTTTAGGAATATATATAGGTTGGTTTTAAATGGAGGACCGTATGCTCGCTTAGGGGCGAAGCCGCTTTTCGTGGCGAGGGAGCTTGCTCCCGCTATGTGGGAGCAAGGCTTGCCCGCGATGGACAGGATGCGGTCTTGCAGAATCGAGGCGCCTGTTTCGCGAGCAAGCTTTGCTCCCACAGCCCAAGCGGGAGCAAGCTCCCTCGCCACAAAAGTATGTGTATCGCCGAAACGTTTGCATCATGGCTCTCGGCGGCGCGTTTCGGCGGCCATGAACGCCGGTTTCGGTGACGTGCTCAAGTACGGATTGGCGCAACCGATCTTCAACGTCCGTGGCGGTGCCCAGTGGGAGTTGTTGCCCACGCGGTCGAGGATGCAGTAGGTCACTTCCAGGCGCAGGTCTTCTCCCGCCTCCAGGATGATCTGCGGCGGGACCCAGATATTGATCGGCTGGCCGACTTCGCTGGTGGTGAGCGCAGGCAAGTCCATGCGCACATCGCCCCAGCGCAGGGTCACGGCATCGCCGGCGGCCATGTTCCGGTAGGGCTCGATGGTCAGCGGTACGCCGCGCTTGATCTGGTTCGGGTTCACCCCTTGGCGCCGGATGGTGGCGGGAATGCGCACCGGCGCCAGGCTCTGGTTCTCGTCGCCGCTCTGGGCTGACGGTTGGCCGCCGGGACAATCGAGCTTCACCTGCACCTGTTGCTTGGCCGATAGCGCCGGCCCGCGTCCAACCTGCATTACCCGATAATGGATGCGCGAGGTACCGTTGACGATAAAACTCTCCGGGACGCGGAGGGTGATGGGGCCCGACACATCGGCCTGCGACAGCACGCGCGAGCCGACGTAGCAGTTGTCCCAGAACAGTTCGATCAGATCGCCCACGTCCATGCCGGGGTAAGGCGCAATAATCACCTCCAAGTGAGCGGCGTTGGCGATATTGATGCCAGTAGGGTGGGCATTGGCCAGGGTGGGGGCGGCCAGTTCAGGACTCTTCGACTTACATGTCATGGTGTTCTCCTTGATGCTTGAAAACTAAGTCCGTTTCGGGAAGATCAAAAGGCGATGGATCATCGCGACATATTTTTATTTGCGCAGCCCTATGGGCTGTCTGCGTCTAGTCACTGCGCAAACATCAAATAATGTGCGTTGCCTGTTGGGCACTAGATAAAGGGTCAATAGTTTCAGTGTCAATAGAGGCACTTGCCTAATAACTCATTGTGAAAGGCTTCAGAAACATCCTACGCGTGCGTGTTAAGAATGCGCGGCGCGGCAGGCAAATTTCCTAGGCTTGTCGGTTTTCCGACAAGGGCTCGAAACAGCGTATGGCAACTAGGCTTTAGAGGGCTGGGCTGCAGGGATATGTTACGAGAGGTCTATACAGACTGCTGCCTATATAGAGCAATTGAAGAAGTTAGTAGGGCGGAAGTTGCAAGTTGTGTCGTTCGGGTGAAGTGAATAGCGATGGCGTATTAGTTGTGCGACGGCCTCACTTCCATCCCTGGAAGTGATAACGCTGATTTACTGGCTGTCGTGTCCGGCAGAGAGAAACTTGCTGAGGAACTGTCGCGTACGTTCTTCCTTGGGGGCTGCAAACCAAGCCTTGGCTTCGCCTTGTTCGACGATCACGCCTTTGTCGAAAAACACCACACGGTTAGCGACGTCCCGGGCGAAGCCCATTTCGTGGGTCACGATGACCATGGTGCGTTTTTCTTCGGCCAGGCCGCGAATGG from Pseudomonas beijingensis includes the following:
- a CDS encoding SfnB family sulfur acquisition oxidoreductase, giving the protein MSDLAQAKVQSDQDIAPLLLPAQVLRNDAEAIKAAHELAQVARQQAARRDQQRKLPWAEIEQFTRSGLGSIAIPRAYGGPQVSFVTLADVFAIISAADPALGQIPQNQFGVLQLILGTGTERQKKILLQSVLEGWRIGNAGPERGTRNTLELKARITADGDGFVINGQKFYSTGALFAHWVAVKALNDEGRQVLAFVRRGTPGLRIVDDWSGFGQRTTASGTVLLNNVRVDAELVLENWRINETPGVQGAISQLIQAAIDAGIARGAIDDAIAFVRERARPWIDAKVERASDDLYVIADIGKLKIELHAAEALLRKAGQVLDQVSAAPITAQSSARASIAVAEAKALTTEIALHASEKLFELAGSRATLAEFNLDRHWRNARVHTLHDPVRWKYHAVGAYHLNGTLPARHSWI